Sequence from the Dysidea avara chromosome 5, odDysAvar1.4, whole genome shotgun sequence genome:
GAAAACTCTTTGATAGTTTAAAGCGTAAATTCAGTAAaattgcttcattttcagcattATTAGCATCAGTCATCAGTTTAGGCTAATAGAATTACAGCTTGTGGAGGTTGCACTTCAGGGACTGattgggggggaggggggaagGATGGGGTGActagccacccaccatgtaCGTGACTGCGCAGCTACTCAGACATGCAATGTTTTACTTATCACTAACACTTTTTCAGTATTATGTTTAGCTATATACAACCACAATTATTTGTATTATTTTATCAATGTGAGTTAAACTGATCCTTGTATTACCAATCAGTTTCCAATATTACCCAGTCTAGCATTATATACATTAGTTAAGATAATGGGCAGTATTAGCTACCACTATGCAGAGGAGTTCTTGGAAGAATATATATGTCAATTTGCATTATTATTTTGCGGCAAATATCCCTGACTGTGGAATAATGTGACTGCACAATAGTTATTATGTAAAAATTAAAGTTGTGTTtaataaaaagtggtgaaaaaaAGTGTATAATAAGCCTATAAATCTTTAAGGTGATGTTTAACGCTGTGGGGCATGTGGTCAGTATAGgggatgatagttcacatttacttattcaatggagcaaacctaaactatcatctgATTCATCTCCTACTTATCACATACAACAGAGGAATGTATACAGTGTGTGCACAAGTGTTGCAGGTGTACTATATATTTGTTAACTGCTATATGGTTAACTCAGTGAGCCAGATTACAAAATAGGAATAATAGGTACAGAAGAGGTATCACATATACAATACTTATATTACGTGTGCTTCACTTGCACCATAACTGTACacaacacagtaaaaaaatgaatagtgaatactgtggcaaatagtgagcgtcactgtacattttagtgACTATCACTAAAACTTTGCGGTGACATTTACATGTTTATCAGACAGTTTTAAATTTATGCTATATAGCCACCTGTCTTACATAAACTACACTGCTTGCATTGTGCAACACATATAATCTGTATGCACCTTTCAatgatacatatgtatatacacagaGTCTAACTCTATCATGTAATGTCTGGCATGCAGaaatcacataattatgtgatcaaACAGAATCATATTAACTGAACACAACCTAGTACTGCACTCTCCTGTTTGTTTTCATTTGCAGATCACAGGGATATTACATTAGAACATATGCTTGTATATAGGTATTTAGCTATCTGGATTACTAGAATATTAACAGTGATCAGTCAAATACTAGGGTCTTACCTATTTTGAGATATTCTTTCTACCATTGCAATGGCTGAAATGTGTACTTAATGGCCATGGGTGTTTCAGATACCTCACCAAACAATATAGCACTTGAGCCAGGAGATAGTAAACTAATCATTATTCTTGTTGAGACACATAATTGATACATGTATGTTAAGAGGTCATCACAGAAGCTTATAGCTTCACAAGCAACAAAAATAATTTGGGGCTACAATGTAACGTGAATATTGATTTAAAGCTTGCATTCAGGTAAGCAGTCAATAGTCTGGTGGTCTATCCGCCTCTGTTGTTGGCTGGAATGGGAGAGGCCTATTTACATGTCATAGTGATTTCCCTGTTTACTGTACATCCCATTGTATAAACAAGTTACAGAGTATTCATTTAAGAGATTGGTTTGCACCATCAGTTCGGCACATGAGCTACAGGGTCTGCTGATGGTAGGTCATTGTCCTTTagatatatactgtatacctaTGCCCTGGCTTATGTTATGTGATAGATATGGTATATATGTAAAGGAAAGTCCTACAAAAGGAGGGaagaatatatgtatatatagatATAGTTAAAATTTAATTAAGATCTTCAAAGTGCACAACCTGTAAGGATACAAGATATGAATTCAAGGAAAAAGATTTCATCAGCTGTATGGTTTGAAATGAATCGATAGATAGTGTGTAAAGATAGGATGACTGTGGCCACTACCATTAtatgatataatattataccaGAATATTACTGTTTCTAGAAATTATACATGAGGGAATTTACACCTACAGTAGTGACATACAATATGTATGAGTTGTGTTGTGCTCAACATGTACGGTACCAAACCATAATATTTTATGGGCGTTCACATACTCTTGGAAATTAATTGCCAGCAATATTATTTTTATCCAACATGATTATACAAATGTCCACATTGTGTACAATACATGACAATCCTATTAGGTCACTGGAGTATGGAACCATAATGTCACATATGAGACAATTAGAATTTTATGATTCCCTGTGTGTTTACCATTAAGGCACTGTTGGCGTACTTTAAAACAGAATTTGTTGCGATTCACAATGCTGAATCACTAGCTATTGGAATTATGCAGTGCCTATAACTTTGGTCATTAATTAGAGTTGTCAAATGTTGTTGATTTTCCAAATTGTATTACTCCAATTTTATAATGATTTAACAATCCAGTATTGAAGTTTGCTTTAATAATTATCAATTTATGTAACTCAGTACATACTATCTATAATGGTTCATTAtattgccaaaatcctaataaaacactcacctaaacaccaccttagaaagctTTTCTAAGTTTGATTATTGATTCCAAAACACGAACATTGTGTTACTTTAATGATCTAACAATCAATTATCAATCATATGATAATTGAAGTTCCTTCTATGTGATTTTGATTGCTTATAAAATATTGACCCATCGGCTTAATGTATTTACTATATTTGTGATTGACTGGCTAGCTATATCTATGTGTTATTCAATTACTTATTGAACCATCTATATAATTAGTTACAAAAAGATTACAGTTTGGTTAATGTGTACATATCACCACTGAAATGGGACATACAGAGTGTATCATGTATAAAGTGTACCTTATGTGTACATACTTATACCTGCAAATAGACTAAACAGGTATATACACATTATTACTGTGTTGATGGATATCACATCAATATTGTTGGCCTGTAGACTTTGCGGAAACCATTATTGATAATGACTGTTACTAAACAAGTTATTAAGTTATGCATTTAGTTTCTATTGATCTCAGCTAACTACTTGTAACAGGAAACTTTGTGATCAAAGACAGTAGAAAACAATGAACCATTTATTCTCTACCTTCCAGTAtataatacatagctacagtataaatTTCCATGCATGCAGTCATACTTACCACAAAGACTAAAATCTATAACTTGACTTCCTTGCTGGGAGCCTGGAATTTAAACCACAGTATAAAGTAAAGTCAAATACTTAAGATATATATGTTTAATCCATATACAACTCTAGAGCAGTATGTGCAGATCCATGATGGTGTCTGTGAAAACTAATTTATGGCCTTTCACTTTGAAATTTTGCTTCCTTTCTATTATGTGGCTGGCTGTGTACAGATATCATCCGTCACATAGGAACAGTAACTGTACATGTTCATCAGACAGCTAAGAATTTATAAGTTATACATGTTCTAATACATGAAACGTGCTGCTTGCACTGCTTGTTTATAAATTATATTGTGCAACACTTTTGATGTGCATACACCTTTCATccaatacatatgtatatacacagaGTCTAACTCCATCGTAATATGTAACGTATAGCATACAGAAATCACATATGTGAACAAACAGAATCACAATTGAATACAGGTTAGGAGCGACTGAACTCCCACTGTTTATTTCATTGGCAAATCACAGGGATATcaccattataatattattatcacattAGCAAACAAGCAAACATACTGCAATTTCAACTGTAGGATTACAGTGATCATTCAAACAGTAGGCTCCCCTTAGCTTATTATGACTGATGTTTTATCACTAAATCATTATGTCTAACCCATACCCTTACCTAATGTTTTAAAATGTCCTAATCCTACTCGCACTtcttcctaatcctaagggcgCTGTTCTTAAACCTAAaggcgctgttcctaatcctaaggaCACTGTTCCCTAATCCTAagggcgctgttcctaatcctaagggtGCTGTTCCTGATCCTAAGggcactgttcctaatcctagagGTGCTGCACCTATCTTAGGGGCGGTTTTCTAACCCTAGGGGTGCTGTTACTAATCCTATATAGGAACACAGTAAGAGCAAGAGTACAGTCAAACTTCACTAATCCGACGCTCAATGGGAGCAATAAAtttgctggattaaggaggttgttggattatcaagtcacctctgtaatccgacattgtacaatatctagaaTTATGTTAGATTATGCAGTAAATCACAAGTAAAACGGATCATACAATGTTTTAGtcatgaattaattttagaatttaCAAGTTTTACAgctttttaaaatattattgtcaaccaattaaatggctttggttgcttaaatattattttctgtgattttttttaatgttgCTTTATTCTCTGTTGGATTACAAAGGtcgaaaacaatgtatttccaaatctagggaatcaaattttgtgtcggATTATggagtacagaggtgtcagattgcagaggttgttttctgcacaaaagtgttggtaaatgacattttagtcggattagagaggattctggattacaCAGGTGTCGGATTACACaggtgtcggattagagaggttcgacTGTAAGAGCAAAATTATGCAAAATTACGATTAAAAAAACACATAATGGCTAGTCTAAAATGGAATAATGGTAACAAGTACTAAACATTATTCATGGCTTCTATAACAATCTAAAGAATAGCTAAACTTTTAAACTAATTTACACACTTAaaactgatgtgctatggtagcacctagaagtgctaaattttgactaCTCCAGGCAAAAAAATAGCACACATAGCACtttagtgtacatgtgtatttcTGCATACAGTGGCTAATGATGTGAGGGATAAATAGTTATAGCAATGTTCCTTATTGTGATTAAACCTTGCATATGGTAAAATTAAAGGTCACAATTTATAGTGGAGAAAAATGCAGCATTGCAAAGTTTTATAGATTACATACATAAACAATGATTAAACATAAACAGGATGGATAATTTTGCAGGGAATTCATAATAATTCACAAACAACATTGTTAATGTGACTATCACATAGCTCATTTAAAATGCACAAGTTGTCACAGTGTTTTCATTTTCAAAATATGAACAAAATTACATGTTAACAGTTATAACTGTTGTCCATCATAGCAAGACTTACAACCTCAACAGGTGAGCAATCATATTAATGTATACACAGAAAGCTGTACACATATACATCATCAGGATGAGATTCTGAGTGCCCCATTGTATgtcattattattttattattattacactttacagtgaccagcactgaaggtctgacagcaacctgtgctgcagccttaggattacctaacctaattacaAGGACTCAGACTTAAATGACTAATAgctaataaggtgtaacagaaaaggggccaaagtaagggaaaaaaatccctccaaccccaggattcgaactgctgGTCACCcaatgtcaggtctacaattaagTATAGACAGTCTGAGGGCAGGCTAGGTgatttgagcatatttatatagctagcaataATATATCACATAGCTTTTTGAGTATCTAAATTTTCCTGACTCCTCTCTCAGGCAACACCATACATAtcagtagcaatttcaacatctaAAAGCAAcagcctgaccaactcaattttgcTTCCTCCAGTCCTGTGAAATCAAACCACggtaatatcattgcagccatttcttggtcgccacttttgatttcactttTTCCACCCTGGAGTTCTGGAAGGTGTactctttttcacagctttggctgttttggaatagTACAATAGTAAACTTAGTAATTTACTCTCTATAATATACGATAAACATATAAGTTATTAAATCACATATTTCCTAAATCTATAGTAGCTACCTGTAAAGTAGAAACACTTTTAAGCCTTGTGCTACTGCCTTATTTCAATCAAGGTCAAGCACTGTCAGGTTAGTATTGTGTGATAGAACAGCTGCTaaatcatctgctgcttctttgGTAATATAGTTATCTTTTAAACATATGGTTGAAATGTTGATAAACAAGATATTCATTCAACAAAACAAGATGACATTTGGGAGAGTGATAATTTTTTTTAGTACACATGATTGTTATCTTAAGAGAGGTTTAGGGAAGATTGGCTTTGCAAACATAAATACAAATCAATTGTAGCCTTCCAATGTGGTAATAATGTTTGATGCTGAGATACAACATGAATGTTGGGTTAATTACTGTAACTGTTTACCAGCTTTTTATTAGAAGTTTATCATTTGGCAGCTAGCATATCTTCATCTCACCTGAAAACAGATGTGACCATTATTCAATCCTGCAGTCCTTTAACACATGCCCATGTCACATTCACAATTTGTTAGCTTTTACTAAAATTAACGTGGAACATTGAAGCCACAGCTTCTGCATTAGTGCAGCTACTATGGTAGCAGCTTCAAGGATTTCAAGTGACTTTGTCAAAAACACTGGTTCACTGGTCAGTAATGCTTACCAGAGATGCATCCAATACCTGCATCAGTAACAAGCAGTGCCATCCCTCTCTAACCAAGTGATGACAACACatttgagcgtaaatcggatggatgcaggttcgaggctgtcCAGGTCCAATCATGGATATTTTTTCTCCCTTTTCCAACTTTTCAACAGGCTGTAGTACCAGGTGtcatacagaccttcagcacttgtgctgtaaagccttaattaagggggcaagcaactatgtcctatggcttccgtgaataaaattatgtgttttatatgaagctgtaaaaccaacacaGATGCTGTTCTCCACCAGATGAATAACACATGTTGTAGTTAagacattgaacttctgtttagtgcaaatctgagtgaaatcctctgaaatatatataaattatgGCGTGGtaacaaaacactgtaattttaacactaaaatcgattctcctcctacagctaattgtgaaactccccaaaaattcttgcGGTGGCTTGTAGTAacattatctttaaaagtatggaaacagatttttaggaataattactatggcttcaaaagaggagataactgtttttcatagaaaatttaaagagttcaatagctcagttgataaaatacttcaaaaaaTTCCTTCCACGcttttgttacaaacatacttaggtagcagatgacaaagtttaAGAAGTGTAGAATtaaaactgtgagactagatccaaaatttgtagaattctCATTCTTTcggtctaaaatactaaaccGAGTCATAAAGTCAAtacttctaactggagatggtgatttttaattaccacaaacacaactGATGCAAAAGAGGATGGAAAGCAAGcacagatcaatgaaaaccaagattttgcatgtgaagccatagaAATTAGTAGCGTGCCCCCTTAATAATAAACTAATTAATACTAAAGTATGTCAATTTTAAGGTTTTAACCACTATAAATCACCACATAATTAGATTTCTGTTATAATATTTTAAGGATATACATTTTCATGTGTCTCAAGAGCAGTAGTGTTATCTTTTATACTTCACTTTTAGCTCATTTATTTCATTGCTATCAGTAATGTAGCTCAATTGCTGTTCCTCAATGACTTGTGTTTCACCCAACAGTTACTGGGTGACAGTAGAGCAGGCTGGAAAAGTCAATTTAATTTGAGATAGTGGCTGCTTGGCTAGTTCTGTGGTCAAATGGTATATAGCTTCATTCTAAAATACTGAATAGTTACCTAAATCAAAGATATGTACGTATGATGGCTAGCTGTCCATGTGCTTATGGTATAGACAGAACCAGTAGTGCAGTCTTTTATTTGGTGTGTCAAGCTGTCCATTTACTTATATATGGCAGATGGAACTTAATCCTATATGTGCTGCCCAAGAGCTAGAGGCATGCATATTGGCTAGTGGCCATTGTGTCTATGCTCTGCAATGCCCAGTTTCGAATTCTGTTGCTGTTTCCTTAAGCAAGaaattttactcacattgctccagcctACACAGCTTATAATCCTGGTCCTGGTTACCTGGCAAAGTAATTGACCAGAAGTTAGGGTCACTGTGGAATTTTGGGTTCCTCAATGCGTGAGACTGGACAGTCCTCCCGTGTGTTACTATTCCTGCatcaggaggatttgcctgcccGGGTGCCTGAGTGATGCACAGGAATCCCAGTgttggttcactgggtggcaatGGCTATGTCTCACATGATTGTCAAGTGTATGCatcagtgtgtatgtgtgtgtgtgtgtgtgtgtgtgtgtgtgtgtgtgtgtgtgtgtgtgtgctgtaaCGTCAAGGGTaactggtgttaactggggaagcaaatgccaactgtccatgtcccACACAGTAGGTGAAGGTCCAGTGGGACTTCGGGTGCCCACAtcttcacctgtgggacataGTACAGCTTCCTGCGGGTTACCAGggggatttgcctgcactggctcctagcacctgagtagcatacaggtgtcccagtgctggttcactgggtaggcgtgaccatgctagcacagcagctgaaggctttgcttttgctttgtgtgtgtgtgtattgtatcaGGCCAGGAGCTTATATACTCCtggctgtatgtatgtatgtatgtatgtatgtatgtatgtatgtatgtatgtatgtatgtatgtatgtatgtatgtatgtatgtatgtatgtatgtatgtatgtatgtatgtatgtatgtatgtatgtatgtatgtatgtatgtatgtatgtatgtacatgcatgcatgcatgcatgcatgcatgcatgcatgcatgtatgtatgtatgtatgtatgtatgtatgtatgtatgtatgtatgtatgtatgtatgtatgtatgtatgtatgcatgtagtatgtatgtatgcatgaataTATTTTTACGTACactgtgcatgtgtatatatataataaagcATAACTGGGTGCATGATAGAGCTCAATAGGTGGATTAGTGGTATGCATATACAGCAGTGTTTGTGCAATAAGCATACATAGAATGTCAAGTGCAAATTTATGTACTGCACAGGCAGGATGTGTTTTGTGGGACTCAGCATGTACAGAAAAGGTAACAATATTTATGGGTGTTCACATCCAAACAAACATGATGTCCATTGTATGGTTGCCATTAAGAAATTCATTTTTGTCTCCAACATCAACAAACATCCATTGCCATAGTGGCTTCATCTACAGTGCATGAGCATTCACAGCAACACTTAGCTATAATTTTCTACTTAACCTTGATACTTATAAGAAACAACAGTAATACCTATTGGACCTATTTTAAATAGAAAGAAGCTCTGTGACTGCTAAGGAACCAAATTATGCCATGATGCATAGAACTTGTGAATGTTCAAGCAACAATTTTTTATCAATCATGTGGCTTGTGGCTTTtaacacacgcacgcacgcacacacacacacacacacacacacacacacacacacacacacacacacacacacacacacacacatgtgcacacacatgtgcacacacacatgcatgtatacacgcacacacacaaagcaagcaaagcctacagcagCCATGTGGAGCACAGCCAGCAAACTAGCACTGAAAtccctgtgcaccactcaggcacttgagtcttgtgcaggTAAATTCTCccggggcaggactagtaacccacaggaggactgtccaggtctcatggagagaggttgcGGAACcaaaagttccacaatgaccccaacaccactaagcgagacaagAACTgatgggcatttgcttccccaggtcCATTAATCTTACAGCTGGGTGTggtgcttccccagttgacaccaggccaccggGTCCTCATTATGCAGCTGGGTGGACTGGGTAAAATTCCTTGCTCAAGGAAATTGGTGTCACCAGGCAtagaacctggaaccttttgattaccaacCCAATACTCTAGCCACTTTGCTATGCTGTCTCCCTTTTCTCTCTCTCTTTCTCTCTCTTTGTTTGTCTCTGTGCCTCTGTCTCTCTCtcatgcacacacgcatgcatgcacgcacgcacgcacgcacgcacgcacgcacgcacgcacgcacgcacgcacgcacgcacgcacgcacgcacgcacgcacgcacgcacgcacgcacgcacgcacgcacgcacgcacgcacgcacgcacgcacgcacgcacgcacgcacgcacgcacgcacgcacgcacgcacgcacgcacgcacgcacgcacgcacacacacactacatacaacatacacacatacgcacacacattATACACGTGTGACCAATTATACACATATGGTTTCTGATAGTATAAATAGTTTCCATATCAATTCAAACATTAGTTGACTTGAATTTCTGCTATTGCTGGGGTACACAGTGTTGCATTGCCATTAGCTATGCTTACAGAAAGGATTGCAATCATAATTTTACTTTGTGTGATATTCACAAAGGCTGAGGAAGTTTCTTTTTCTCAAGATATTACTTCTGGTTCAGGGACAGTGTTTGAACAGAAATGCTGTGAAATTGGAGATCACCCTTTTTACTCATTGGATAATGCTGTCCTTAACATTGCTAATGATACCGTACTAAAAATAATTGCATCAAATGTTGTACTAAATTCAAAAGTTAGTTTAAAATATCTTGAGAATGTTTTAATAATTGGACACGCAACTCCCACTGTGAGCTGTAACTCGATTGGAACAATAATGCTTTCCTCCTGCAACAATGTGGCAATTAAAGGTATCAATTGGGAGAATTGTGGCTCTAGAAATAAATCATTTTATCCAGGTGGAATCAGCTTTTATAATTCTTCTATCATCACCAGTCAACACTGTACTTTTAGTTCTTCAATGGGGCTGTGCTAATCTCAAAACCTTCAAGAAATCTATACATCAAAAATTGCAAATTCGCACATAACAGTCAACACAAAGGTCATGGTGCAGCAATACAGTTTTTAGCAGCTCATATACAAACACGTTTGATGATTGATAGATGTAATTTCTCATACAATGGAGCTGCTAAAAGTATCATCTACATTGGTCGTAGTTCAGAGAAAGAAATTTATTTGTACTTGCAAAATTCAATGTTCATTGGCAATGAAGGAGTCCCCATTTACCTTTCACAACAAAAGCTACACATTAAAGGTGATATGCTATTCAAACATAACAAGGCGATTACTGGTGGAGGAATTTATGGCAGCAGCTCAGCTGTTATATTTAAGAACAAATCTAATGTCACGTTTTACAATAATTCAGCAATCACTGATGGTGGAGCAATGTTTATTAACAATTCAAGAATGCATTTTGCAAAAAACTCAGTAATAAGTTCTGCAAACAACTTTGCTAAATCATTTTCCAATGCACTATACTCCATGAACAAGACCGCTGTATTATTTGGTTGTAACACCATGGTAACATTTAAAAGCAATAAGGCTGGTGATCGTGGGAGAACTCTGTACTTAGAAAATTGCAACGTACTATTTGATGAAATTCAAAAGTGATATTTAGTAAAAACAGAGGTAATTTCGGAGGAACAGTTTTCTCTTCTAACAATTCAGAAATATCATTCAATGGAAATACAGAAGTGATATTGTTCTAACATTTCATTTAAAGGGAACACAACAGTAGCTTTTAAAGGTAATGAAGCCAGCAAGCATGGAGGAGCTGTTGAGTCTATTGAGAACTGCAGCATTACATTTGATGGGAACTCAAAAGTAATATTTATTAACAATCTTGCTACATTCGGAGGAGCAGTTTACTCTACAATTTATTCAAATATATCATTTAATGGGACCACAACAGTAATTTATAAAGGAAATGAAGCCAGTAGATATGGAGGAGCTGTTCAGTGTTAGGAGCAATTAATTGTGATGAAAAATGTAACATCACATTTGATAGCCACTCAACAGTAACATTTTATGACAACAGTGCCTCATTTGGAGGAGCAATTTATTCTTACAATTATTCTATTATATCATTTGATGGGAACACAGCGGTGACATATAAAGATAATAAAGCTAGTGAAAATGGAGGAGTTATATTTTCTTTCAAGAATTCCAGTATCACATTTAATGGAAACTCAAACAC
This genomic interval carries:
- the LOC136255140 gene encoding uncharacterized protein, which translates into the protein MHVCVHMCVHMCVCVCVCVCVCVCVCVLYVKIYSCIHTYYMHTYIHTYIHTYIHTYIHTYIHTYIHACMHACMHACMHVHTYIHTYIH